In the genome of Rhodothermus sp., one region contains:
- the purF gene encoding amidophosphoribosyltransferase → MREYKEYCGIFGIYNAPNAARLIYYGLHALQHRGQESAGIVTATYDEVRQRPIMMVHKDFGLVLDVFDDPAIFETKLLGRAGIGHNRYSTSGSATNPANIQPFVVHYRGGNIALAHNGNLSNARELRHAFSERGTLFQTTSDSELILHLIAQSRRQRQIDQIIDALTQLEGAFSLLILTDTSLIAVRDPSGFRPLALGRLRNEEGSWAYCVASETCAFDLIGAEYIRDVEPGEILVIDQKGCATGQFDRYFLPRRYRISQCIFEYVYFARPDSKIFGEMVDKVRRKLGKQLAHEAPVPVVGPDDKPPIVISVPDSSNTIALGYTTECQKLGYRCRYEIGLIRNHYVGRTFIAPGQDRREMRVRCKFNTVEGVLRDRIVVVVDDSIVRGTTSRFLVNMLRQAGAREVHLRIASPPVISPCFYGMDFPSAEELLANKFASIEAMRQWLGVDSLAYLSVEGLMEAVRTAHPDGLDYCNACFTADYPVPVEMGVTKEENEWEAQ, encoded by the coding sequence ATGCGTGAATACAAAGAGTACTGCGGAATTTTTGGCATATACAACGCCCCTAATGCTGCACGGCTGATCTACTACGGACTGCATGCACTCCAGCATCGCGGGCAGGAGTCGGCCGGGATTGTCACCGCTACGTATGACGAGGTACGGCAACGCCCCATCATGATGGTACATAAAGATTTCGGGCTGGTGCTTGATGTGTTTGATGACCCGGCCATTTTTGAAACAAAATTGCTGGGACGTGCCGGCATCGGTCACAATCGATATTCGACAAGTGGTTCGGCTACCAATCCGGCCAATATTCAACCGTTTGTGGTGCACTATCGTGGCGGGAACATTGCTCTGGCCCACAATGGCAACCTCTCCAACGCCCGAGAATTGCGCCATGCCTTCAGCGAGCGGGGCACGCTCTTTCAGACCACCAGTGATAGTGAGCTGATTCTACACCTGATTGCCCAGAGCCGTCGGCAACGCCAGATCGATCAGATCATTGACGCATTGACGCAGCTCGAAGGGGCCTTTTCGCTGTTGATCCTGACCGATACCTCCCTCATTGCAGTGCGCGATCCAAGTGGCTTCCGACCGTTAGCGCTGGGAAGACTGCGTAACGAGGAGGGTTCGTGGGCTTACTGTGTAGCCAGCGAAACGTGTGCTTTCGACCTGATCGGTGCAGAATATATCCGGGATGTTGAGCCCGGCGAAATCCTGGTGATCGACCAGAAAGGGTGTGCGACCGGTCAGTTCGATCGCTACTTTCTGCCGCGTCGCTATCGCATCAGCCAGTGCATCTTTGAATACGTTTATTTTGCCCGGCCCGACTCGAAGATTTTCGGTGAAATGGTCGATAAGGTACGCCGTAAGCTGGGCAAGCAGCTGGCCCATGAGGCGCCGGTGCCGGTTGTTGGGCCAGATGATAAGCCGCCCATCGTCATCTCTGTGCCTGACTCTTCCAATACCATCGCCCTGGGATACACGACGGAATGCCAGAAGCTGGGCTATCGGTGCCGCTACGAAATTGGCCTGATTCGCAATCATTACGTCGGACGTACCTTCATCGCGCCGGGACAGGATCGCCGAGAAATGCGCGTGCGCTGCAAGTTTAATACGGTGGAAGGGGTGTTGCGTGACCGGATTGTCGTGGTGGTGGACGACTCCATCGTGCGCGGCACGACATCGCGTTTTCTGGTTAACATGTTGCGCCAGGCGGGAGCGCGCGAGGTGCACCTACGGATTGCTTCTCCGCCGGTGATCAGTCCCTGCTTTTATGGAATGGATTTTCCGAGCGCTGAGGAATTGCTGGCCAATAAGTTCGCCAGCATTGAAGCGATGCGCCAGTGGCTGGGCGTGGATTCACTGGCTTATCTGTCGGTAGAGGGATTGATGGAGGCTGTTCGGACAGCCCATCCTGATGGACTGGACTATTGCAATGCCTGTTTTACGGCCGATTATCCGGTGCCCGTCGAGATGGGGGTGACCAAAGAAGAAAACGAATGGGAGGCTCAATAG
- the ggt gene encoding gamma-glutamyltransferase, with the protein MAHLLPFDPSSGNVSSQFTRYFRARTWLAYWLGALLLVGPPAQAQVGEVPRPYRAYHGLVVSARPEASEAGLEMLRRGGNAIDAAVATGFALAVVHPVAGNLGGGGFMVIRFADGRTTTIDFRETAPRAATRDMFLDENGQFVPERSQQGYLASGVPGSVAGLLMAHEKYGRLSRAEVLEPAIRLAEEGFRLTREQAARFNAFREAFSRYPSTRKYFTKATPFREGELFIQQDLARTLRRIQQQGAADFYRGKTADLIVAEMQRGGGLITHEDLAAYRAIERPPVIGTYRGYRIISMGPPSSGGIGLIQLLNAVEPFDIAAMGFGSSATIHLMAEAMRRVYADRAHWLGDPDFVEIPEHGLISKEYMRQRMADFNPYRADTSRRITHGDPWAFESRETTHYSVVDNEGNAVSVTTTINGPYGSLVVVDGAGFFLNNEMDDFSAAPGVPNMYGLVGSEANAIEPGKRMLSSMTPTIVEDPQGRLFLVLGTPGGSTIITTVFQLILNVIDHGMNIQQAVLAPRIHHQWLPDVLYYERRGLAPDVVENLQRRGWKVVERRGTSGRAHAIQVLYGADPLAPLSDVTRVYLAGVDPRGEGGAAGY; encoded by the coding sequence ATGGCGCATTTGTTACCTTTTGACCCATCCAGTGGTAACGTTAGCTCCCAATTTACCCGTTATTTTCGCGCCCGGACCTGGCTGGCCTACTGGTTAGGCGCACTGTTGCTGGTAGGGCCGCCCGCACAGGCCCAGGTGGGTGAGGTGCCGCGCCCGTACCGGGCCTATCACGGCCTGGTGGTTTCGGCTCGTCCGGAAGCCTCCGAGGCGGGCCTGGAGATGCTCCGACGCGGTGGCAACGCCATCGACGCGGCCGTCGCTACCGGCTTTGCCCTGGCCGTTGTGCATCCGGTAGCTGGTAATCTCGGTGGTGGCGGATTTATGGTGATCCGCTTTGCCGACGGCCGCACGACGACCATCGACTTCCGGGAAACGGCTCCCCGGGCTGCTACCCGCGACATGTTTCTGGACGAAAACGGGCAGTTTGTACCGGAGCGTAGCCAGCAGGGATACCTGGCCTCCGGCGTGCCCGGCTCCGTAGCTGGCTTACTGATGGCCCATGAAAAATATGGTCGGCTCTCCCGGGCCGAAGTGCTCGAACCGGCCATTCGACTGGCCGAAGAAGGCTTTCGCCTCACGCGCGAACAGGCGGCCCGCTTCAATGCTTTCCGCGAGGCGTTCTCACGCTACCCTTCGACGCGAAAGTACTTCACGAAAGCAACACCCTTTCGAGAAGGTGAGCTGTTCATACAGCAGGATCTGGCACGAACGCTCCGGCGCATTCAGCAGCAGGGAGCTGCCGACTTCTATCGGGGCAAGACGGCTGATTTGATCGTGGCCGAAATGCAACGGGGCGGTGGACTGATCACGCATGAGGACCTTGCGGCCTATCGCGCCATCGAACGGCCACCGGTTATCGGAACCTACCGGGGGTACCGGATCATCTCGATGGGCCCTCCTTCTTCGGGTGGCATCGGATTGATTCAGCTTCTCAACGCCGTTGAGCCGTTCGATATCGCCGCGATGGGATTTGGAAGCAGTGCTACCATCCATCTGATGGCCGAAGCCATGCGCCGCGTCTACGCAGACCGGGCTCACTGGCTCGGCGATCCTGATTTTGTGGAAATCCCGGAGCATGGCCTGATCAGCAAGGAATACATGCGGCAGCGCATGGCCGACTTTAACCCCTATCGCGCCGATACCAGCAGGCGCATCACGCACGGCGATCCTTGGGCCTTCGAGTCCCGAGAAACCACGCACTATTCGGTGGTCGACAACGAAGGCAACGCGGTCAGTGTGACCACCACGATCAACGGTCCCTATGGCTCGTTGGTCGTTGTCGATGGCGCCGGTTTCTTTCTGAACAACGAAATGGACGACTTTAGCGCGGCACCGGGCGTACCCAATATGTACGGGCTGGTTGGCTCCGAAGCCAATGCTATCGAACCGGGCAAGCGCATGCTGTCGTCCATGACCCCGACGATCGTGGAAGATCCACAGGGACGGCTTTTTCTGGTGCTGGGCACGCCTGGCGGCTCGACCATTATCACGACAGTCTTCCAGTTAATTCTGAATGTCATTGATCATGGCATGAACATTCAGCAGGCCGTGCTGGCCCCGCGTATTCATCATCAGTGGCTACCCGATGTGCTGTACTACGAGCGACGGGGGTTGGCACCGGATGTAGTAGAAAACCTGCAGCGGCGCGGCTGGAAGGTGGTCGAGCGCCGCGGCACCAGTGGACGCGCCCATGCGATCCAGGTACTCTATGGAGCCGACCCGCTGGCGCCGCTGTCAGACGTAACCCGCGTCTATCTGGCCGGGGTCGATCCGCGTGGTGAAGGGGGAGCGGCCGGCTATTGA
- a CDS encoding amidohydrolase family protein translates to MKRLLLFLGIIGWLLRLPAVQATDVPKARRGVFALTNARIITVTQGVIERGTLIIQNDRIVAIGTDVEIPPDAEIIDCTGLEIYPGFIDSGTYLGLVEIRSLPETRDYREQGDLTPQVDALTAVNPNSVLIPVNRVNGITTVITEPAGGLLPGKAALINLFGYTPEQMHVGGVRLMVLDFPSKGRRGPWDRRKPEDIEKAFRQAMEKLNEVWDRAELYARIDSAYRANPEQNPRPLYVPAMQALLPVLRGEMPLMIKVDLAPDILEAIQWVKKRGLKRVIFSGVAEGWRVADKIAEAGIPCLVGPILSLPTRESDRYDKAYANAGLLHAAGVKIAIRTGDAANVRNLPYHAGFAAVYGLGREAALRAITINPAEIFGVDDLIGSLEVGKKANLFVTDGDPFEPKTQVRYVFIDGYLIPMDNRQLRLYQEFLPRQPGLELHPTTH, encoded by the coding sequence ATGAAACGCCTGCTCTTATTCCTCGGGATCATCGGCTGGCTACTGCGTCTGCCAGCTGTACAGGCTACGGATGTGCCCAAAGCCCGCCGGGGTGTCTTTGCCCTGACCAACGCCCGTATTATCACCGTCACCCAGGGCGTGATCGAACGCGGCACGTTGATCATCCAGAACGATCGTATCGTAGCCATTGGGACGGACGTCGAAATCCCACCAGACGCCGAGATCATCGACTGCACGGGGCTGGAGATCTATCCCGGCTTCATCGATAGCGGCACCTATCTGGGACTGGTCGAAATTCGCTCCCTTCCGGAAACACGGGATTACCGTGAACAGGGGGACCTGACCCCCCAGGTCGATGCCCTGACGGCTGTCAATCCGAATTCAGTGCTTATCCCAGTCAATCGCGTCAATGGCATCACCACGGTCATTACCGAACCCGCAGGGGGATTGCTGCCAGGCAAAGCCGCCCTGATTAATCTGTTCGGCTATACCCCTGAACAGATGCACGTAGGTGGTGTGCGCCTGATGGTGCTTGATTTTCCCTCCAAGGGACGGCGTGGTCCCTGGGATCGGCGCAAACCAGAGGATATTGAAAAAGCCTTTCGACAGGCGATGGAGAAACTGAACGAGGTGTGGGACCGTGCCGAGCTCTACGCTCGCATTGACTCGGCCTATCGTGCGAATCCGGAGCAAAATCCCCGACCGCTCTACGTACCGGCTATGCAGGCCCTGCTACCCGTCCTTCGCGGAGAAATGCCCCTCATGATCAAGGTAGACCTGGCTCCGGACATCCTGGAGGCCATTCAATGGGTCAAAAAGCGGGGGCTCAAGCGCGTGATCTTCAGTGGCGTTGCCGAAGGCTGGCGCGTAGCCGACAAAATCGCTGAAGCAGGAATTCCCTGCCTGGTCGGCCCGATCCTCTCGCTCCCTACCCGGGAATCGGACCGCTATGATAAGGCTTATGCCAATGCAGGCCTGCTGCATGCAGCCGGCGTCAAGATTGCGATTCGCACGGGCGACGCCGCAAATGTGCGCAATCTTCCCTATCATGCAGGCTTTGCAGCTGTTTACGGACTGGGCCGCGAAGCAGCCCTCCGTGCCATTACCATCAACCCGGCTGAAATCTTTGGTGTAGATGACCTGATTGGCTCACTGGAAGTGGGGAAAAAAGCTAATCTGTTTGTAACCGACGGCGACCCGTTTGAACCGAAAACACAGGTGCGCTACGTATTTATCGACGGATACCTGATTCCCATGGACAACCGCCAGCTGCGGCTTTATCAAGAATTTCTTCCTCGGCAGCCGGGCCTTGAGCTACACCCGACGACCCACTGA
- a CDS encoding amidohydrolase, with product MLRAYLLACCLLLGLTHTVHAQRKGDLFIRNGTVLTVTNGTLPNTDILIRNGKIAAIGQHLEVPDGIEVIDATGLYVMPGIIDAHAHIAISNVNEATNPVTAEVSVGDVLNPYDIRIYRALAGGVTVSHVMHGSANVIGGQNETIKHRYGETDPDALRMEGAPRTIKFALGENPIRVHGRGHNVTPLSRMGVEFVIRDAFHKAQRYMEAWERYERERKRNPRAVPPPYNERLEVLADILRGNILIHCHSYRADEILMLLRVLKDFGIRRVVFQHANEAFKVAPELAAFGAMVSVFADWWAYKFEVYYSTAYNAAILTRNGVITSINSDSPELNRHLYHEAAKAIKYGGLTEDEALALITINPARQLGIEDRVGSIEVGKDADLAIFSAHPLSIYAVCKKTIVDGIVRFDADRDPDDMRLRVDPERPVELAIRWGDHQHHQRCLEGVDLIAFLTQTLQSVQQ from the coding sequence ATGTTGCGTGCTTACCTGCTTGCCTGCTGTCTGCTGCTCGGGCTGACGCACACCGTCCATGCCCAGCGGAAAGGGGATCTGTTTATCCGCAATGGCACCGTATTGACCGTTACCAACGGTACGCTACCCAACACAGATATCCTGATCCGGAACGGGAAGATCGCTGCTATCGGCCAGCATCTGGAAGTACCGGACGGGATCGAAGTGATTGATGCCACGGGCCTTTACGTCATGCCAGGCATTATCGACGCCCACGCGCATATCGCCATTTCCAACGTAAACGAAGCCACCAATCCAGTGACGGCCGAAGTCAGTGTGGGGGATGTGCTCAATCCTTACGACATTCGTATTTACCGGGCGCTGGCCGGGGGGGTAACCGTCTCCCACGTGATGCATGGATCCGCCAACGTTATCGGCGGCCAGAACGAAACGATCAAGCATCGCTACGGGGAGACCGACCCGGATGCCCTTCGTATGGAAGGGGCTCCCCGGACCATCAAGTTTGCTCTGGGAGAAAATCCCATCCGGGTGCACGGTCGTGGCCACAACGTCACACCTTTGTCCCGTATGGGGGTGGAGTTTGTCATCCGCGATGCCTTCCATAAAGCGCAGCGCTACATGGAAGCCTGGGAGCGCTATGAGCGGGAACGCAAACGAAACCCCCGCGCCGTGCCGCCCCCCTACAACGAGCGCCTGGAAGTGCTGGCCGACATCCTGCGTGGCAACATTCTGATCCATTGCCATTCGTATCGCGCCGACGAAATTCTCATGTTGCTGCGCGTGTTGAAAGATTTTGGCATCCGGCGCGTGGTCTTTCAGCACGCAAACGAAGCCTTCAAGGTGGCTCCGGAGCTGGCCGCCTTTGGAGCCATGGTTTCGGTTTTTGCTGACTGGTGGGCCTATAAGTTCGAGGTTTATTACTCCACCGCCTACAATGCGGCCATTCTGACCCGCAACGGTGTGATTACCTCTATCAACTCGGATTCGCCCGAGTTGAACCGTCACCTGTATCACGAAGCTGCCAAGGCCATAAAGTATGGCGGACTGACCGAAGACGAAGCGCTGGCGCTGATTACAATCAATCCGGCCCGCCAGCTTGGCATTGAAGACCGTGTCGGTTCCATCGAAGTGGGTAAAGATGCGGATCTGGCGATTTTCAGCGCGCACCCGCTTTCGATCTATGCGGTCTGTAAGAAAACCATTGTGGACGGCATTGTGCGCTTCGATGCGGACCGCGATCCGGATGATATGCGACTGCGCGTAGACCCTGAACGGCCCGTAGAGCTGGCCATACGTTGGGGAGATCATCAGCATCATCAGCGCTGTCTGGAAGGAGTCGACTTGATCGCGTTTCTCACCCAAACCCTGCAATCGGTGCAGCAATGA
- a CDS encoding amidohydrolase family protein, which yields MQLRRFFCTSLLLVALPYNVEAQQRPQQSPSDLRDIPVVTRTYAITNARIVVAPGQEIPRGTVVLRNGLIEAVGPDVAVPTDAWVLEGDSLVVYAGFIDGLSHVGVPAPRRKDNQETPRRRVEKPGSPPPELAGLTPDRDVRTLLKANDPAIAKLRRIGFTMAHVVPRGRMLPGQGALIFLRGQTPEEMVYQGQVSLFAQLEPAQGVYPATDMAVLARFRQLYREATRRHRHATLYAANPQGLQPPAYDPVHAAFFPVLEGRLPVFFYTEDVLDIHRVLALHRQLNFSLRLAGLSGSFDALEQLKAANIPLFLTLDLPEAPRDTSQATKKLSDDSLAARHNTYLHVSSYQDVSAEIENLKARQAKERIKYYETAARMHAAGLRFGFSTRDADPDKILNNLRTMIQYGLPQEAALAALTIDAARLLGIDKATGTIEAGKLANLVVTTGPLFEEQTRIRYVFVAGERFEIKEPARPSRRDEGAPTPARADGTWSCTVDSPDGSIDATLHITGQSGTLSSSAIPRELVLENLRLEADQLSFRVTTDTYGRVDARLTLRGDTAEGTIDVPGVGALPMHCTRTSGPER from the coding sequence ATGCAACTGCGACGCTTTTTTTGTACGAGTCTCCTTCTGGTAGCGCTTCCGTATAATGTCGAAGCGCAGCAGCGTCCTCAGCAGTCACCCTCCGACTTACGAGATATTCCGGTTGTGACCCGAACCTATGCCATTACGAATGCCCGCATTGTGGTAGCGCCCGGCCAGGAGATCCCCCGGGGCACCGTCGTCCTGCGCAACGGTTTGATTGAAGCGGTCGGCCCCGATGTTGCTGTCCCCACAGACGCCTGGGTGCTGGAAGGTGACTCCCTGGTCGTCTATGCTGGCTTTATTGATGGCCTTTCTCACGTCGGCGTTCCGGCGCCACGTCGGAAGGACAATCAGGAAACCCCGCGGCGCCGTGTCGAAAAGCCGGGCAGTCCGCCTCCAGAGTTGGCCGGATTGACGCCAGATCGGGATGTGCGTACGCTCCTGAAGGCAAACGATCCCGCAATCGCCAAGCTGCGCCGCATAGGCTTTACCATGGCCCATGTGGTGCCCCGAGGGCGTATGCTACCAGGGCAGGGGGCCCTTATCTTTCTGCGCGGCCAGACACCGGAGGAGATGGTCTATCAGGGTCAGGTTTCTCTGTTTGCCCAGCTTGAACCCGCACAGGGCGTTTACCCGGCCACCGACATGGCCGTGCTGGCCCGCTTCCGCCAGCTCTATCGGGAAGCCACTCGTCGCCACCGACATGCCACCCTGTATGCTGCAAACCCTCAGGGACTGCAGCCTCCTGCCTACGATCCGGTCCATGCCGCCTTTTTCCCGGTGCTGGAAGGGCGGTTACCGGTCTTCTTCTATACAGAAGATGTCCTGGATATCCACCGGGTGCTGGCCCTGCATCGGCAGCTTAACTTTTCGCTCAGATTGGCCGGGCTTTCGGGTAGTTTTGATGCCCTGGAGCAACTCAAAGCCGCAAATATTCCCCTATTTTTGACATTAGATTTGCCAGAAGCACCTCGGGACACCAGCCAGGCGACCAAAAAGCTTTCGGATGATTCGCTGGCGGCACGTCACAATACGTATTTACACGTATCCAGTTATCAGGATGTATCGGCTGAAATTGAAAACCTGAAAGCACGCCAGGCAAAAGAACGCATCAAATACTATGAAACCGCTGCACGTATGCATGCGGCCGGTCTGCGCTTTGGCTTCAGCACGCGTGATGCAGATCCTGACAAAATTTTGAATAACCTGCGCACCATGATCCAGTATGGCCTGCCACAAGAGGCGGCGCTGGCTGCCCTGACGATTGATGCCGCCCGTCTGCTCGGCATCGATAAGGCTACGGGTACCATTGAAGCGGGCAAGCTGGCCAATCTGGTTGTAACCACAGGCCCGCTCTTTGAGGAGCAGACGCGTATCCGTTATGTCTTTGTAGCAGGCGAACGCTTTGAAATCAAAGAACCAGCCCGACCTTCCCGTCGAGACGAAGGCGCGCCTACGCCAGCTCGTGCCGACGGCACCTGGTCCTGCACTGTGGATTCGCCAGACGGTTCGATCGATGCCACCCTGCACATCACGGGACAATCCGGTACCCTCTCCAGCAGTGCAATCCCCCGGGAGCTTGTCCTGGAAAACTTGCGACTGGAAGCAGATCAGCTATCTTTTCGCGTCACCACCGATACTTACGGACGCGTCGATGCGCGTCTGACCCTCCGTGGGGATACCGCCGAAGGCACGATCGACGTGCCCGGCGTCGGTGCACTCCCCATGCACTGCACCCGTACCTCCGGACCTGAACGCTAA
- a CDS encoding type II toxin-antitoxin system Phd/YefM family antitoxin: MYSTKGIEAVATITELRSKTSELVEHAKNIERGILIQKNNEPYAVLISYDLYLKLLGEEATLGQTTRRRRGRRKEAAANGSESQQ, translated from the coding sequence ATGTATAGCACGAAAGGAATTGAGGCCGTTGCTACGATTACGGAATTGCGCTCGAAAACGTCAGAGCTGGTCGAACATGCTAAAAATATTGAACGGGGTATTTTGATTCAAAAAAATAATGAACCCTACGCGGTGCTTATCAGCTATGACCTATACCTGAAGTTATTAGGGGAGGAGGCAACTCTGGGACAGACAACACGGCGTCGTCGGGGACGCAGAAAAGAGGCGGCTGCCAACGGTAGCGAAAGCCAGCAGTAA
- a CDS encoding ATP-binding protein: MTHRSPTAIEASVAYPEWVRELARRYFTKTVSQFILHGNVRDLIPLQVAGQTRYVPLRDFLQEDLFAPRDLVLFYDRSAGLQFARPEMRQDFYRALEGFDHLQGTHYSRQLPRDPVRVFALLERYFRLRLAEGRRIACVIDYAETVVPAAEGALYSSEDRDALVFLLKWSHDPLLLQSDFTLCLITENLTDLHRQLVQNPYTAAIRIPLPDEIERRRFIETYLRDQQDAFRARSEISPTVLAHHTAGLNLVQLQTILADVLENHSRLTFERLAAVKKTFIEAEAYGLLEFIETNYNLDMVAGHRQAKALLRAAAEALRQGHYDVLPMGYLVTGPVGTGKTFLITCFAGEIGIPMVRLKNFRSQWQGVTEGNLEKILNLLEAMTPVAVMIDEADAALGHRETEGDSGVSKRVFAQIASFMSNPAHRGRILFFLLTARPDLMPVDLKRQGRAEEHIALFYPSTQEERDELLQVMLQRTGINLPLEKVPAALRTGDRPFSGAELEALLTRAKFRAAAQGMSDVTPELLQEVVDDFLPPTYPLEIELQTLVAALECTSRSLLPESLRRMDREAMVARVETLKQLLQMR, from the coding sequence ATGACCCACCGGTCCCCCACAGCCATAGAAGCGTCGGTGGCCTATCCCGAATGGGTCCGTGAGCTGGCCCGCCGCTACTTCACCAAGACGGTTAGCCAGTTTATCCTGCACGGCAATGTGCGAGATCTGATACCGCTACAGGTAGCCGGCCAGACACGCTATGTGCCGCTCCGAGACTTTCTGCAGGAGGATCTATTCGCACCCCGCGATCTGGTGCTTTTCTATGATCGTTCAGCCGGATTGCAATTTGCCCGTCCGGAAATGCGTCAGGACTTCTATCGAGCCCTGGAAGGCTTCGACCACCTGCAGGGGACCCACTACAGTCGCCAGCTTCCACGCGATCCGGTACGCGTCTTTGCACTACTCGAGCGCTACTTTCGCCTGCGACTGGCCGAGGGCCGACGCATTGCCTGTGTGATCGATTATGCCGAAACTGTTGTGCCCGCCGCCGAAGGGGCTCTGTACAGCAGCGAAGACCGCGATGCGCTGGTATTCTTGCTGAAGTGGTCCCACGATCCGTTGTTACTGCAAAGCGACTTTACGCTCTGCCTCATCACAGAGAACCTGACCGACTTACATCGTCAGCTGGTACAGAATCCCTATACAGCCGCAATACGCATTCCCCTGCCCGACGAGATCGAACGCCGCCGATTTATCGAAACCTATCTGCGTGATCAACAAGACGCGTTCCGCGCCCGCTCCGAAATCTCGCCGACCGTACTGGCTCATCATACGGCCGGGCTGAACCTGGTCCAACTGCAGACCATCCTGGCCGACGTGTTAGAAAATCATAGCCGGCTCACCTTTGAACGGCTGGCTGCCGTCAAAAAGACGTTCATCGAAGCGGAAGCTTACGGCCTGCTGGAATTCATCGAGACCAATTACAACCTGGACATGGTCGCAGGGCATCGGCAGGCTAAAGCCTTACTCCGAGCAGCCGCTGAAGCGCTGCGCCAGGGACATTACGACGTACTTCCGATGGGCTACCTGGTAACCGGTCCGGTTGGCACCGGCAAAACATTTCTGATCACCTGCTTTGCCGGCGAAATCGGCATTCCCATGGTACGCCTGAAAAACTTTCGCTCGCAATGGCAGGGCGTGACCGAAGGCAACCTGGAGAAAATCCTGAATCTGCTGGAAGCCATGACGCCCGTAGCAGTCATGATCGATGAGGCCGATGCAGCGCTGGGACACCGAGAAACAGAAGGAGACTCGGGCGTCTCAAAACGCGTATTTGCTCAGATTGCCTCGTTTATGAGCAACCCAGCGCATCGCGGACGCATTCTGTTCTTTCTGCTGACGGCCCGTCCCGACCTGATGCCGGTTGATTTGAAGCGGCAGGGACGTGCGGAAGAGCATATTGCTCTGTTTTATCCCAGCACGCAGGAGGAACGCGATGAGTTGCTCCAGGTGATGCTGCAACGCACTGGCATTAACCTGCCGTTGGAGAAAGTGCCGGCCGCATTGCGCACCGGGGACCGTCCTTTCAGCGGAGCCGAACTGGAGGCCCTGCTAACACGGGCCAAGTTCCGAGCAGCTGCGCAAGGGATGTCTGATGTAACGCCTGAGCTGCTCCAGGAAGTGGTGGACGACTTTCTGCCTCCGACCTATCCCCTCGAAATCGAGCTGCAAACCCTCGTCGCGGCGCTGGAATGTACCAGCCGTTCCCTGCTTCCCGAATCCCTTCGCCGCATGGATCGAGAAGCCATGGTCGCGCGGGTCGAAACGCTGAAGCAACTGTTACAGATGCGGTAA
- a CDS encoding class I fructose-bisphosphate aldolase has translation MAEVTISRIADLLGDEAEYLLEHKCTTIPKEMLHLPGPDFVDRVWKDSDRNPRVLRSMQALFNTGRLAGTGYLSILPVDQGIEHSAGASFAPNPIYFDPENIVKLAIEGGCNAVATTFGVLGAVARKYAHKIPFILKINHNELLSYPNTYDQVLFARVKDAWNMGCVGVGATVYWGSPESRRQLQEISEAFAYAHELGMVTILWCYLRNSAFKVDGVNHETAADLTGQANHLGVTIEADIIKQKLPTHNGGYKALNANGKSYGKYNERIYTELTTDHPIDLTRYQVANCYMGRCGLINSGGASKGKDDLREAVRTAVINKRAGGMGLISGRKAFQRPMKDGVELLHAIQDVYLNPEITIA, from the coding sequence ATGGCCGAGGTTACCATCTCACGCATCGCCGACCTGCTGGGCGACGAAGCCGAATACTTACTGGAGCACAAGTGTACCACGATCCCCAAAGAGATGCTGCACCTGCCGGGCCCGGACTTTGTCGATCGCGTCTGGAAGGACTCGGATCGGAATCCACGGGTGCTCCGCTCCATGCAGGCATTGTTTAACACAGGCCGTCTGGCTGGAACAGGCTACCTGTCGATTCTTCCCGTCGACCAGGGCATTGAGCACAGTGCTGGCGCCAGCTTTGCCCCCAACCCGATCTATTTCGACCCCGAAAACATTGTCAAACTGGCCATCGAGGGCGGCTGCAATGCCGTGGCCACGACCTTTGGGGTGCTGGGAGCCGTAGCCCGCAAGTATGCCCACAAAATTCCCTTTATCCTCAAAATTAACCACAACGAGCTCCTTTCCTATCCGAACACTTATGATCAGGTACTGTTTGCCAGGGTCAAGGATGCCTGGAATATGGGATGTGTAGGAGTAGGTGCCACCGTCTACTGGGGTTCACCGGAGTCCCGGCGGCAGCTGCAGGAGATCAGTGAAGCTTTCGCTTATGCCCATGAGCTGGGCATGGTCACGATCCTGTGGTGCTACCTCCGAAACAGCGCCTTTAAGGTCGATGGCGTCAATCATGAGACGGCTGCCGACTTGACCGGCCAGGCTAACCATCTGGGCGTAACCATTGAAGCCGACATCATCAAGCAAAAGCTGCCCACGCATAATGGTGGCTATAAAGCGCTCAACGCCAATGGCAAGAGCTATGGCAAGTACAATGAACGTATCTACACGGAGCTGACCACCGACCACCCCATTGACCTGACGCGCTACCAGGTGGCCAACTGCTACATGGGACGCTGCGGGCTGATCAACTCCGGTGGAGCTTCCAAAGGCAAAGACGACCTGCGGGAGGCAGTGCGCACAGCCGTTATCAACAAACGGGCTGGCGGGATGGGGCTTATCTCTGGCCGCAAGGCATTCCAGCGTCCCATGAAGGACGGCGTCGAGCTACTGCATGCCATCCAGGATGTGTATCTGAATCCAGAGATCACGATTGCCTGA